The Drosophila simulans strain w501 chromosome 3R, Prin_Dsim_3.1, whole genome shotgun sequence genome contains the following window.
CTAGAAGCTACCCCCATCTGTTTCCTGCTGGTTCTTGGTTATTTTCGGGGATCCTGGGTAAATCGCATAAATGCGGCGACGTATGAATTTCGCTTAATATGATTAGTGAGCGGTCCTTGCCTCATCCCCGAATCATCGGATGATATGCGAGGTACTACAAGTGCACTAATGGAGTGAAACACTTTCGCTGCATACTTGCGGCACACATCATTATGATGAGCTTGCAAGGGATGGAGatgttgggtgggtggtgggttcTGGAGCAGCCtcgaaatcaatttcatttcgctaATGTCGTGTAATACTAAAATCGTTTACGCTTCTGTGCCATTCAAGTGGGATTGCCCGATTAGAAACAAATGCTCTATTCCAAAGTTCGATGGGCGGGGATGGCAATCGCAGCTGGTCGAGGTgggtcagtcagtcaatcacCGAGGACCAAATCTTTATTAATTCTGATCGATGAGCCTCGCCCCCGAGTCCTTCGCAGTTGCAACAATCAAATGATGGAGCGCTTACAACAAAGCTCTCGATTCCCAGCGAACTGGAGACTGGCCACTTTCATGCACTCATACAAATTCGACAGCTGAAagcgtttccgtttccgtttgcTTGTCTCTGTTTGTCCATACATCTCCTTTTGGCTCCCATGTTTCGCCCCGgccccccattttccacctctCCAGCAGGGCTACTGTCCATCGATGGTGCAATGAAGCGCGTTTATTTGCCGCTCGTAATTTATTTACTGCCCAACTCCGTGCACTTCGATTCCATTCGGATAGAACCATTCGAACGTCTCCTCTGCAACTTGTTAGTTAAATATTGCCAGAAGCTGCGACTCTTCCTCCAgatgcactgggagaaatgcATGGCATTACCTAACAATAAATTCatttcacatatatataaagcTGCGTTTGAAATTGCGATTCtattgaaatgaaacaaagCATTTTTAAGAATTTCCTAAAACAAACTTTATGTCAGTGAAGACAGAAGTTAGATTATGAAAAACACAAGTATTCATATTATTGAACTTTTTGAATGCTGCAGTACCTTATGTTTAGCTAGGGTATTAAGAGTGCTCATTCCATTTCTGAGTGCACTGCCTGCAAGTGATAAATTAATCGCTACATCAGTTTTTAATTCCGTGTTGCTGGCGATTTATCTTGGACTCCATGCGTTGAGTCTTTCGAAGCACTGGGACAAGGTTTTCCTGAATAGAGAGAGATGGAAGTGGAACGAGATGGGGCTTTCAATGAAAGCCAGGCTGTGGCTAAAACACAGTGATCCCTCACTCTGCGCAACCTTTATCCCTCCCCCAGGCTGCACTGTTTAAAATGATGTATGGCACACATTTTGACAAATGTACAAAAATGAGTCATGAGTTCGCGGGGCAAACAGAAAGCGCTTCTTTggtattgctgctgctgctgctgcactatTTTCTGTTGACTTTTTCATGTactggctgttgctgcttttgttggcaTTATccataaaacaaacacaaactgGCGGAGAAGATGGAGCTGCTGCTTACACATGTTTTGCGAAAAAGGGGAATGGGTCTGGAGCCTGGCGCCGTAATTAATCATTTATGGTTTACCTTAACTGGGAGCTCTGTGCTCAGCATGCAGCAGATTTAACTCCAGCTTCCATTTTGTTTCGCACAAGTTGTACTATAGGagaaaaaactattttatggGAATTTAGTAGGGAACAGCATATATTCTATACATTTCCATCGAGTGGGATTGAAATCAGTGTCTCCGGGCTGTTAGAAATCATTTGGAACCCTTTAGCTCCGAATCCAGTCCCTTGTCTCGTGTAGACTTATCAACAGCGTCTGGAATATCGAGCTCCGGACTTTTTCTTTGAGCGTTTGGTACTCCGTGTGTCCGTGGTTAGAGGATTGCGTGGCTACGGctaggtatatatattttagtagGATTGGGACTAGGACCTAATAGCATGGCCAATCGCTCCAGCCAGCGGGACCGAGAGTTCAATCGTGATAATACATACAATTATCGAGACCATAATCGGGACAATCGCGATAATCGGGACAATCGCAGTAATTTCCAAAACTATCGCAATCGTGACAGGGATCGCGATAGGCAGCGTCAGGTGCCCACGGAACCACCATTCATCGCTTATGTGGGCAACCTTCCCAAGGGTCTCGTCCAGGGCGATGTAATGAAGATCTTTTCGGACTTCGAGGTGAAGAATGTGCGCCTGATCAAGGACCGTGAGACCGATGAGTTCAAGGGCTATGGCTACGTGGAGTTCGAGACTCTGGCACAGCTGAAGAGTGCTCTCAACTGCAACGGCCGCATCAAGCTGGACAACTTTTCGGCCCCCCTGCGTATCGATATAGCCGACCATCGCCGGCAGAACCCGGGTGCTCCCAGCGGAGTTGGCGGAGCTCCTCCAGTCGGAGTGGGCCACGACAGAGGTGGTGGCGCCGGAAGAGGTGGTGGCGTCGGAAGAGGAGGCAGCACGGGACCAACAAACGGTAACAGTCCCTACTACCAGAGGCGCAACTATCGGCGCGACGACAGCGTGGGATCCCACCAGTTTAGAAGGAGGGAACCccgcagcaccagcagcaaccaccATATGTCCAACAGCAGCCCCACACAAAGCACCACGTCCATTAACTACAACCGCACCATTCGAGGTGGTTTCAATAGCCGTGTTGGTGTAGGTGGAAATGGCAATCGTTACCAGGGAGGAGCTCCACGTAACTTCGATGACCGCGAGGATCAGCAATCGATCGGCAGCGGAGGATTCCAACGCAATCGCACCTACAACTTCAACCGGTAAGAAATGAATTGCCAATGCAGCACTCAAATGGTCTTGACTACATATTCATTTTCCAGATCCATGAACAACAGcgcaggcggaggaggtgcTGGAGTAGCAAGAGGCGGCAATCCGCAGCGGAActtcaatggaaatggaggCGGCGGTGGATTCGGGGTCGTAAATGGCGGCAACTATACCAATTTCGTGCAGAATCGCAACCGCGATCGCCGTGGACACTACAATCCAAACAACTCTGGAAGTTCTGGCGGCTACAATAACCATGGGAACAGCAGCTTTGGCGGGGACAACAATCGTCCTGTGCACGGAGCGTCTGAGTCGGCATCATGTGGAACAGGTCCATCTTCGAGCACTCAATTCGCAGTacgcgatgatgatgatcggCCCAAGCTAGTGCTCAAGCCCAGAACTGTGACTGCACCCATAAACTCTCTGGCTGAAACCAAACAGGCTGCTCTGATCTTCGGAAATGCCAAGCCTCGTGATGATAGCTCCACGCCCGTCTCCTCGCCACGCCAGGACTTGGACGCCAGAGCCGATGGCTTGAGAGCGTCTTCCCCTTTGGCAGAATCGTCATGTGCCCCAAGTGATCATGATCATGATCCAGGCGTGGGCGACAACTAGATCGGATCATACGATGTTGATGGCAGTCTACACCGGTGGGGTTCAGCATGGCGAGACCTTTCAATAAACTTTTCATAGGCCtcttatattattattagattTGTATCCGCTGATGTTCGTGAACTTCGTCCTCGAAATCAAGACTGCAATCGCCTTACTATTTAAACGTATTCAAAATTCACATTGTGCAATTCATTGGCTTGTTTCTTTCGGTTGTGTTAAATTCTGTGATAAggcaaagaaataaataaatcattggTTATTAAGCCCATGTTCATTAACGGAAGCACGaataatacttttaaatattttcagatcATCTGTAGGCTGGATGTACAATTTATTCCTATTCACGAGCCAGCAACCAGGAAAGGTTATTTCCCTAATTAGGACCTGATCAGCCCCAGATAACCATAAACATCAGGACGCAAGCGATTCCGCTTGGAGTGGCCATAAATTGCCAAAGTTAATGCTCGGTGACAAAGTCGGGGCAGGAAGATAACTCACCTCCGGCGGACAAAAAGGACATTCGCGGACACTTGGAGCGGCATTAACTAGTCAACTCGaactaattgaattgaacAAGATTAAAGAATTTTACGCCGGAATAAAGACGTTTGGCAAGTGAGGCGAAAAGGAGCAGAAGGCCCTGGTATTTATGGCCCAAGATTTACGAGCCACAACAAGTCGCGGCCACTTTTGACCACGGCTCCTGAAATTGAGCCGCACATCCTGGCTTGTACAGGCAAATTGgcttaatttctttttaatttgctgccgGTTTTCCCGGCTTTTCCTTGCTTTCCACTTTCACTTTCCGCTTGGCCTTCTCAGGAGCTCTCGaaacgaaattcaatttgaaaaagtGGCAGGCACAGCGGATGTGAGGTGACCTGGCCACGCCtgtttccatttaaatttctGGCCGATATGGAGAGCATCCCCGACCCAAAAGCCAATTTACGCACgaacattttttcaatttgcgcCGAAGAAACCGCAGTGACCCCCCATCTAATTTCCCCATCCCACACCCCGCTGCACTTTATAGAAATCCCGCGGAAAATTCACGGCATTAAAGgacttttcttttattttctcctCTCCTTTATTTCTTTTGAAGTTCGCCCACTGGCCGCgagttttatttgccttttttcccTGTCTGCCAAGGCTTTCCCGCTTTTCGCGCCGGACTTTTCCCGTTAATGTGTCACACGCACTTTATaagcaattgttgttgccgaaGCTGCGAGGGAAATGGGGGCGGTGTTGGCGTCTGGAAAAGTTGACGACGCCGTCGACGCCCATGGCgcaattattatgattattaggTACAGCTGCACTTGCCCAGCGGCTGCcacttataaacaaaaattgtaatttaccTCAGCGCTGGAGCACACTCAGAGAAAATATTTCTAAGTCATTCCCACAATAACCAAGAAATCAAATATTCAAGCTGTTATCAAAAGCAATCATCCAGCttctttttaaatgaaattaaacaaattaatgttGTTAACTGCATTCTTCTGGTCCCCGTTTCGACCTTACATCGATAGAAACATTTTCTCTCCGTGCACTGGAAACTGCTCCAAAGCTGGGCTGCTGTTGTCCATTAGGGTGGACCTGAACTTTTGTCCGCTTTTGACCGTTCGTTCTGGATGCTGTGCATCGCCTTGGGGGTCACGCGTTAATAATCGCGCTGAATGACTtcataatgaaaatattaaaggTGTTTGTTGCcattcttgttgttgctgctagCCGCCGGCCAGGATCAGgataagtatatacatatagaagGAGCACCCGCAGGACTCGCTCACACAAAAGGCGCaaagtttatgtttatgtCATGCTCTCGAATGGCAACGAAGAGGTGAGAGAGGGGACTTCTTCTTGggtataatttaataataatgctcCTTTTTTCATTAAATGTAAGTGCACCATGGGCAGAAGCTGCCTCAAGTGGCAGGTTGAAATGAGCCAAAGGGGAGGTCGGAAAATGTTCAACTCAGTGCTGGGCATTCAAGAAGACCCATTCAGAAGGTGtaatatattaaatgcttGTTTAATCAGCATTGCTGCTATGAAGCAGAAATATTTAGAAACACATTTATTGATAAGGGAAGCTCTCATATACTTTTCCTTATCAAAATCTATTTATGCTTGTGCATGAAGAGAGCTTGAACTTAAGGTTTTATATGCTGCGTGATCCACGTTTCGTAGAAAAGAGCATTTGTGTAGACACCTGGCCAGCTTCCTGAGCACCAGTAGTTGCCAAAGGACACAATGCCCGCAAGGACCCAAACGCCCTCGCGGAATGCCATCAGTGGTCCGCCGGAGTCCCCAGTGCAGCTATCACCCTGACTTCTACTTCGGACGCACAAGTGGGAGTCATCCACGGCAGGTCCAGAAGCATACCAGCGACGACACAGGGCAGGCTCCACGTATGTTACCTCCAATTTCATCTTGACGGGACTGCTTTCTCTGGTGAGGGTTCTACCCCATCCTGCCACGGTGAACGCCTGACCGGATGGCCAGTTTTCCACACCCACAGTCGAGGGCAAGCAAACAGGTCGTATGCTGGGCGAATAGGCAACCTCTCTCGCCAAGCGGATCAGCCCAATGTCGTACGACATGTGGCGTGTACCGAAGCTTTCATGTACGTGGATCTCCTCGACCGCGATTCTCACAGGGCCCGGTAGGCGCTCTGCATTGTGGGAATACACGATGTCACTAGTGTTATGCACGCCCAATCTCACAGAGACTCTGAAAGAGGCAatagttaataataaaaaaaaccctaGCAACAAGTATAAGGCCGTTTACATGTCTCCATAGACGGCCTTGTTATTGGACAGGCAATGAGCCGCTGTTACAACATATCGGCTACTGATCAGTGATCCCGCGCAGTGCGTTCCCAATTCTTGTTCACCATGACGACGGTACTCTAACAGCACCATCCAGGCAAATTCCGTGACAACGGTTTCCTTGCCTCTAGTGATTTGGTATTGGGCTATGTTGCCCCCACAGATGGATTGATCGGGAAGCGTCGTCTTGTAGTCCGTATCCTGAGTGCAGCAGACGAATGGCGGATTGTTCTTGGTAGATCCGCAGCGGGAGTCTCGCATGAACTGGATCTCGGAGTCTGTAGGATTACTCTTCGCCAGCACGGAATACAGTGGCACACACCTGGCGATGTCCACGCAATATCCAGTCTGCTGGTTGGGATTCTGGCAACTCTGGACTGTAAATGACCACAAATACGAAAACCGAGTTCAATCGAGTACCGGTATGCAGTTTCCATTGAGCTGGCTTCTTATTTTGGTACTAATTTCCGCTTTATGCACTTACATTGTCCATGGGCCGCGCGGTTAATTAAAAAGCACAGCAAAACCGCTGCGATCACTTTCATTGCGATTGCGACTGAGCTCCGTAAGCCTCGACTACGATGTATCACGATTTGGCAGTCTTCctttactttaaataaaattgattttagcTTCAGTGCGATTATTTCTGTTGTTTTGTCAACAAGTCAAAGATTACAGATTAAGCAAGAGAAATACCGCAAAACATAGATTTGTCATTGAAAAAATAGACCGTTGGGAAGTCCCGAATGAATAATGATAAGAAAAAAAGCTATACAAGATATAGCACATTGGCAATTAAAACTCGCTTGAATATAGTTCtgaaatcaatatatatatataaaccaCTTGTCATTCTCGACGAATAGTCAATAGTCGGGATATCAGAATCCGATTGTGTTTGCACTTTCGACAGACGATCCCAAGAAACAATTAATGCCGGCAAAGGACGAGGGCACAGGATACAGGACCACAGACTCGGAGGACCAcaagtaatattttaaatgtagtTTCGGGCTAATTGTCATGCCATCGACGGCGTCTTATCGGGCGGTAGCAAAACAATTTGGCTAAATTTATGCAACACAAACGGGCTGAGAGCCCCTTTGGGGCAAAGGGACACGAAGGACACACAGGACATGCAGGATGCCCAGATGGACAGATAAGTCAAAAATGCTGCCATTAAAATGCTGGCATTTGCAAGTCTATCTGGGTATCGACAGGGCTTCGCAAAAGTTACGAAAGGAGGTGAGCGGAAATCTAGCCGTGGTGGTCATTAATGAACATGGGCCAGTGTCCCCGTACAGTGGAGTCCATTAAAAAGGACTAAATGGCAATTAAGCACTGGAGTCAAACGGCAGAATCGGAGTCGCAATCAGAGGCTGAGGCAATTAAGCCTCCCCTTTCGCTGCAAGGACACTGGGCAATTAAGCCGGACCAAAGTTGCCCAATCCCTTGGAGTCGACCTTATCCTTTTCACCTATCTCTCTGGCCGAGGAAAACTTAAATGAGTTTTCCGAGAGCAGAGAGAGAGTGTCCCGCTGCGAGCATTCAAGTGGCTGCAACTTTGATTGGCTGGCCGCTTGAGTGGGCAGCAGATTTATCTCCTATTTCCGAGCCCCCCGATTGCACATAAATCCCTACGACGATACCTACGCCCGGCCAGGCAGGGATCCAGGGATctagccataaaaatatttcgaataccCAACGGCACATGTGTGAGTTGAATTTTAGAGGGCGACACATCTTCGATATGCtcgtttaaaataatttattgcactGGCTCTGACACCCATTGAACGTCTGCCACCGGTTCCTAAGTAAAGTGTCCCAAAACGAACTCACAAGATAAATTGCGCAAATAGAAAAAtgttctaattaaaattatgcacaaatattttggaTTTCTTCTCGCTGTCCTCCATCGATGGGgtgccaattaaaattgattggaAATTCCGGGACGGCATTCCTGGCATTTCTACGGCACGTGGGCGTTCCTCAGCGCCAAGTAGCAGCTGCCCGAATCCTGTAACCTATCCTTTCGCTCGGTATTTGCATGCAGAGCCTTGCTTTTGAACTCGGATATGGGACTATCCGTGTGTCCTGACCATTCCGCATGAATACCCACTCCGGAACACCAATAAAAAGAAGTCTCAATTAACACTCTTGTACTCTGGTACGAAATGCAGCCAGATGGCTAAATGCATGCATTTAAGTCGCCACCCCGACCTCCGCTAATGTAGCAAATAAAACGGTCACCTTAATGGATTTCTGTTACGCGGTCTAGCTTCGATTTGGACAGAAGGTGGCGAGGCACGGGAACAGGACGCCCAGGACTCTCGTGCTGTTCCATTGATTGTCCTTGAATCGCCGTCGTTCGCCACTTAATCCAATCGCGCACATGTTGAGTCCTAACAATGGACTCCTGCCTCGTCCTCGTCCCCGTCCATCACCCCATCCCCTCATCCACCTTAAGCGGCTTTCACCTTGACGTTGCCACCACCAACAAGGGCAACAAGGAAAGCGAAATAACACCACCAGGATCTGCCGCGGATTCGGGATGCGGCATGGGGCAACTTTGGCCTCGACTTGATTTTCGCACTAGGCTACACTAAGCGGTTTTCAAAGttttatacaaatatgaaatgcGTAACAATCTaaatttggtatttaaatACTTGGACCTAAGAGATACACACACATTCTTGATTTAAAATTGCTCTATGGAACACTTACTTTACCAGATGATAAGAAAATGAGAAACCATTCTACGCATGTGAGAAGAATATTGATGCAtacatttttcccagtgtaggTATAGTTATGGGATGTGAGGAAATCAAGGCGAAAATAGGGGCTGTCCTGAGGGTTGTGTGCATTACCAACTGTTGTGAAAATTAGAACGTGTAGTCCGGCGCTTTCCAGGACTtatcacacacacgcacgacCGCACCACTGAGCCACTGAACCACTCAACCGCTGCACACACACTGCACCACCTTTGCATTGACTTGCGATGATGTATTAGCAGtggaattaaaattaaaaagcccGATCAGGTTGCCCCTTTTGATGAGGTCTTTGTTGCGAGTGTACATGGCCCGTTCTTAATTAATCCCACAGAAGAGAATGCCGAAAGCAAACCGAACTTAAGCAACATCTGGGCTCTCTGACTGACATTAACTAAAGACCGACGCCACTTGAGGCACAAATTCGGCCGAATTTCAGCATCTCAGAATCCCAAATTGGGGCTGACAGGCGCGAACGGAGAATACGAAAACCACATTTGGGCACCCCGAATGAAAGATCATTCAGCTGTCAGAATCATTAAGAAATGTGAAATCGTTTAAATGTGCTCTGCAAGAGGTTCCATCATTTTTCTTTCCTAAAccaagctttttttttttttgaggggAGCTGATTGGATGCGGGATGGGGGGTTGGCGCCCAGTGGAACCGACACACATGGAGATTGGACTTCTGAAGTTAGCTGGAACATATCTCTAGTACTGACTAATTTATGTATTATGCAAAAACTAATGAAGCTGCCTGCTGATAAAAGAGCAGTGCATTACTCATCCATGCCGAaattcgtatttattttttataaacactTGTGAAATGAGTTCAACTTGTTTCCCCCAAATCGTCGGCACTTCCTTCCCCGCTCCACCCGCTTCATTTCGGgaggtaaataaaaatgttcaaaaattaatgccTGTCTCTCATTTGCGAGGCCTTTTTGCGCCTTCCGCTCGGAACCATTCCGTTTTCAAATTCGCTCCCCAAAATCCTCACTTCTGGCCACACGTTTGCCAGTgcgaaacatttttattacgaATTCGTGAGTTTCGCTGTAAATAGCAGCTCGCCACAGGCGAATATATAGCCGCTCGGGAGATATATGTCTAGTTTTACACTATTATGCACGGAATCGCGAGCGCGGGGCACGGGCAATAAAAATACCCGAGCATATCAGGCACCAACTGGAGGATGGGGGGCACTAGGATGGTGCCCATGCTCCAGGCGGGCCAGGCAGCTGCCTCGACTTCGTGTGCCATTCGACACGCCCACAACATTCGATTGTCTTAGGCTcgcgcagatacagatacacatacatatcttACAGTGCACCTGAAGAAAATCTAGAACAAAGTAGTTAAAGGTTTAAAACCTGGCATACCTGGTAATTTTTGCACATTCTCTAGCTTTGTTTAATATAGTTTTACTTTGAATTAATTAGATTTTAATATCATCAATGGACTATACTCTtcttttttccaagtgtaaggaatcatttcaatttcggCGCGTTCATTGAAATTTGAACGATGAGCTAGCTGACGATAAAAGTGGACGCCACGGGCTGGTTCGGAAATTTTCATATAAAGTACCTTTTGTTGGCATTTTAATGGTGCGCTTTATGGAAGGATTAAGCACATAAACTTGTCAATAACTCGAGTGCCGCACACT
Protein-coding sequences here:
- the LOC6730263 gene encoding heterogeneous nuclear ribonucleoprotein A2 homolog 2, with the protein product MANRSSQRDREFNRDNTYNYRDHNRDNRDNRDNRSNFQNYRNRDRDRDRQRQVPTEPPFIAYVGNLPKGLVQGDVMKIFSDFEVKNVRLIKDRETDEFKGYGYVEFETLAQLKSALNCNGRIKLDNFSAPLRIDIADHRRQNPGAPSGVGGAPPVGVGHDRGGGAGRGGGVGRGGSTGPTNGNSPYYQRRNYRRDDSVGSHQFRRREPRSTSSNHHMSNSSPTQSTTSINYNRTIRGGFNSRVGVGGNGNRYQGGAPRNFDDREDQQSIGSGGFQRNRTYNFNRSMNNSAGGGGAGVARGGNPQRNFNGNGGGGGFGVVNGGNYTNFVQNRNRDRRGHYNPNNSGSSGGYNNHGNSSFGGDNNRPVHGASESASCGTGPSSSTQFAVRDDDDRPKLVLKPRTVTAPINSLAETKQAALIFGNAKPRDDSSTPVSSPRQDLDARADGLRASSPLAESSCAPSDHDHDPGVGDN
- the LOC6730264 gene encoding phenoloxidase-activating factor 1, which translates into the protein MKVIAAVLLCFLINRAAHGQFQSCQNPNQQTGYCVDIARCVPLYSVLAKSNPTDSEIQFMRDSRCGSTKNNPPFVCCTQDTDYKTTLPDQSICGGNIAQYQITRGKETVVTEFAWMVLLEYRRHGEQELGTHCAGSLISSRYVVTAAHCLSNNKAVYGDIVSVRLGVHNTSDIVYSHNAERLPGPVRIAVEEIHVHESFGTRHMSYDIGLIRLAREVAYSPSIRPVCLPSTVGVENWPSGQAFTVAGWGRTLTRESSPVKMKLEVTYVEPALCRRWYASGPAVDDSHLCVRSRSQGDSCTGDSGGPLMAFREGVWVLAGIVSFGNYWCSGSWPGVYTNALFYETWITQHIKP